In Curtobacterium sp. L6-1, a genomic segment contains:
- a CDS encoding molybdopterin-dependent oxidoreductase — protein MATFTRGFGGRRRDADDSRIPPGQTLVQDWPVLSAGATPEIEPSEWSFSIQTESGLHSWTWDEVRALGLEDVTVDIHCVTHWTKLGMGWRGVPLDKLFAEVETSLDFCMVHSFGGYTTNVPLDELLEGQAWIAFEADGEPLTPEHGGPARLLVPHLYFWKSAKWVRGIVMHAEDEPGFWENAGYNMHGDPWKEERYW, from the coding sequence ATGGCCACCTTCACGCGCGGGTTCGGCGGACGCCGCCGCGACGCCGACGACAGCCGGATCCCGCCGGGCCAGACCCTCGTGCAGGACTGGCCGGTGCTCTCCGCCGGGGCGACCCCGGAGATCGAGCCGTCCGAGTGGAGCTTCTCGATCCAGACCGAGTCCGGCCTGCACTCGTGGACGTGGGACGAGGTCCGTGCGCTCGGGCTCGAGGACGTCACGGTCGACATCCACTGCGTGACGCACTGGACGAAGCTCGGCATGGGCTGGCGCGGCGTGCCGCTCGACAAGCTGTTCGCCGAGGTCGAGACCTCGCTCGACTTCTGCATGGTGCACAGCTTCGGCGGCTACACGACGAACGTGCCGCTCGACGAGCTGCTCGAGGGCCAGGCGTGGATCGCCTTCGAGGCCGACGGCGAGCCCCTCACCCCCGAGCACGGTGGTCCGGCCCGGCTGCTCGTGCCGCACCTGTACTTCTGGAAGAGCGCGAAGTGGGTCCGCGGCATCGTCATGCACGCCGAGGACGAGCCGGGCTTCTGGGAGAACGCCGGCTACAACATGCACGGCGACCCGTGGAAGGAAGAGCGGTACTGGTGA
- a CDS encoding glycosyltransferase family 2 protein, producing the protein MTAGARWSGEWGRASGSTVVADAPVDVDVLIPTVGRTAELAATLAGLAAQTEVAFRLVLSDQSETGDVALRPAVAAMVRVLEAQGRPVTLLTHPERRGLAEHRQFLLDHATADAVLFLDDDVWLENGSLHRMLDALRSLDTGFVGSAVQGLSYLQDRRPHETAPFELWDGPVVPEVVRRGSPGFDRWSLHNAANLAHVAADLEVEPGGWLPYRVAWIGACAMYDRAALETVGGFGFWASLPNGHAGEDVVAQWRVMERFGGAGIVPSGAVHLEAPTTVTDRSVDAPDVVFAHEREQHDGRVQQHP; encoded by the coding sequence CACGCTGGTCCGGCGAGTGGGGCCGCGCCTCCGGGTCGACCGTGGTCGCGGACGCCCCGGTCGACGTCGACGTCCTCATCCCGACCGTCGGCCGGACGGCCGAGCTCGCCGCGACGCTGGCGGGCCTGGCTGCGCAGACCGAGGTCGCGTTCCGCCTGGTCCTCAGCGACCAGTCGGAGACCGGCGACGTCGCCCTGCGGCCGGCGGTCGCCGCCATGGTGCGCGTCCTGGAGGCGCAGGGCCGTCCCGTCACGCTGCTCACCCACCCGGAACGGCGCGGCCTGGCCGAGCACCGGCAGTTCCTGCTCGACCACGCCACCGCCGACGCCGTGCTCTTCCTGGACGACGACGTGTGGCTCGAGAACGGGTCGCTGCACCGGATGCTCGACGCGCTGCGGTCGCTCGACACCGGCTTCGTCGGCAGCGCCGTCCAGGGCCTGTCGTACCTGCAGGACCGCCGGCCGCACGAGACCGCCCCGTTCGAGCTGTGGGACGGCCCCGTCGTCCCCGAGGTCGTCCGTCGCGGCTCCCCGGGCTTCGACCGGTGGTCCCTGCACAACGCTGCGAACCTGGCGCACGTCGCCGCCGACCTCGAGGTCGAGCCCGGCGGCTGGCTGCCCTACCGCGTGGCGTGGATCGGCGCGTGCGCCATGTACGACCGTGCCGCGCTGGAGACCGTCGGCGGCTTCGGGTTCTGGGCATCGCTGCCGAACGGTCATGCGGGCGAGGACGTCGTCGCCCAGTGGCGGGTCATGGAGCGCTTCGGCGGGGCGGGCATCGTCCCGTCCGGCGCCGTGCACCTCGAGGCGCCGACCACGGTGACGGACCGCTCGGTGGACGCCCCGGACGTCGTGTTCGCGCACGAGCGCGAGCAGCACGACGGCCGCGTGCAGCAGCACCCGTAG